A stretch of DNA from Danaus plexippus chromosome 31, MEX_DaPlex, whole genome shotgun sequence:
AATTTGAGAGCGGGAAATCGGAAGCCATGTCCAAAAAAATGAAACCCGCATCACTATTTTTGACcgaaacaagaaaaatatacgaaagTGTATCCCCTGCTTTATATTCCAACTCAGAAATCTGATTTAGGACACTTTGAGAAACCTTATTCTATGTGCCAGTTACTATTTGTCGTGTTGATTTTCAGATAGCTGGTGGTTTAGGAGATATAACGTATTGGAATTGGGATAAAAAACCATCAAGAAACGACAGTTTAGTTAGAGCTCTGGATTGGATCGATATAGCTGAAGCTGTGAGTCAACTTATAATGGccggaatttattttataactagtaTAATGTATTGTGTGTTTGTCTTGTTCATACggatttaaagatttttctcGTAAATCGTAAATATTCTCAATGGTTCTCAATCATCCAGATTTATCCGTCGCCCTGGCACATATCTttgatttcatcaaaatcgtcACAGCCATTAATAATActgttttttcttataacatcaattcatgtataaaatatcttttttctaGCTGCACGCTGACTGAAGTGACTTCAAAcgttttccataaaaaaagaaatagtaaTCAAAAccaatatatgcatatatctaataaaatatggcgttttcattaaaaataatagtcaaaGATAAATAACACAATGAGGTGTATTATATACAGCTGTATTTTAAgaccattattttttattaaagtaaagaaATCGGTTAAATGACAGCTGTCGAATCACAAAAATCGGCCCAACACCGGGCGGGAGCTGGGGTTTGCATCACAAAAAAGGTTCAAAAATCGGCATCGATTCCgtgtttttcaatttatccGTCAAAGGTGAAAATTTtggggatttttttttggttatttttcaaaaaaacatCCCAAACTCACATGGCTGTTGATCATAAAATTCTCTACAACAATGGTCCTTATGATGTATTTCCTACGAGTCACGTTTGGTGAGATATTTCTTATCTAAGTCAAAGCCACGCCACCCGTGGCTGTGTACTCGGCGCGTTTTTATGGCAGAAAAAGAGGTTTTGACTTGGCAAAATCCATCGCAAGTGGCACGCGTTCAACGTGTCCCAAGCAGGTGGAGAGGAAATATTGTATTCGCCACAAACCACGTCCTTCCTAATTATATCTCAAGGACACTTCAGATACACTTTCGTAATCGTAATTTCCGATATGCATATAGCGTTTAACGTTTAGACAAACCTTAACCTCCACCGGGGTCGCGGGTCCcagcactgttgaagctcctctccatccatggaatgctgagaggtttcgtctcatatatATTGggtaagttataattttaacataaccaAACTTTATGGTAGGTCTGTTTAAGAAATGATTTCATGCAATGTTGTTGGTGGTTGGAAATAAGGTAATCAATATGTTTAAGATTTAAACTATGAGCCCTGGGGTCACAGTCATGTGGCTCGACTTCTAATTCAGCCATAATTGCACAATCAATTCAGTGTATACTtgtctagattttttttccctCATGATAGCGACGTATGTTTTGCCTCATTTTTGCTATCACACCTTTTCGTTGGTTATAGTCTTTCCTGGTCAACATTATTGTCCGCGTGAACGCTCTGTGTGTTTGTTTGGGTCTCGCGGACGTCTCTTTGATGGCTTTTCCTTGTAAATGTATGCCGAAATCCGTACGTTTCTCGAGATCTTTGAAATCGTTGACGTTTTCTTTGGACATCTTATTGAATATCTTCAAGAAATGCCAGAACTCTATGTCACCACCTTTTATGTTGTTCGCATAAAACTCCTCTAGCTTCGGATCGCATCTGTGCTTGCTGACGATCggttttggtttttgataCCGATTTTCTGATGGGACCGGCTCATTTGTGACCGGTTCTCGTGATAAACCGTTTTTATGTTTCCATACCTTCGGTTTGAACGGCTTGGGATTATCCTCGTGTTTCCTATAATGCAGTTTCAATGCGCTGAGAGTTTGGCATATCTTCTCGCATTTGTCGCACGGATACATTATGCTCCTACCCGCGTTTTTCGCTATGAGCCCCAAAACTTTCAACCTGCTGACATAATCGTTGCTGGCAACATTCATAACATTACCGATTTCCGGTAAAATGTAATCACTGATGTTTATATCCTGTTTCTCAACAATCCACTCGCCGTTCTTTTTGACTAGTCTAGTCTTCTGTATTCCTCTGCGTTCGTTGTCCTTTCTTCTTTGGTCCAATCTGATGCAAGCTCGTTTGTTCAGCTCCTTAACGCTGGGTATAATTTCAATGATGTTCCTTCTGTCCTCTATGCTGTAATAGTACCCAGTGCCATCTTTCTCGTTCTTATTCTCATTAATTCTTGTACATATtctgttttttatgttatgaacGTTTCTTATATGCCGCGATATGTTTAACTTGGTGACGTAGTCGCACAGAGgacattttttaagtattgtcGAGTTGCAAACATCGAAATGCTCCTGACAGTGCTCCAAAAGCTCCTCCCTAGTTCCGTAAAGCTggggaatatttttaatattaatatcactaACGAACCGATAActtattcaatgttttaaaacaacaatattaactTATGATTTTCTTCACTTAACACTTGTAAATCTAGCGaacagattttgatgaaacttgcCAATTATGTAGGGTACATATAAGAAACAGAGATTTGGTATTGCTAATATATCATAAACGAAGATAGACAGACGTATCAAAGGCTTAAAATGTAGGAATAGTAAGgataattttcattacctTCAAACAGACGTAGCACTGAtgtgaatttaatttgaatttattgtttttcatattttcatctcgttttttatctgtatcgTCTTCATCTATCTCATCTACAACCGCTCCATCTACATCATCTATGACAGCTGATCTTTCAGCATCATTCAAATCGTTACCCTCCGCTTCGTTAAGCGATCCCTCGTCCTTTGTAACTCGCTCATTGTCTTCGCCattcattttaacatatttgatCCGAGTAACGTCTGTAACAAGCACGCTGTATTGGAACATATCAAACCTGGTTACTTTTGCATTTAGTAATTTAGAAGGAATAATAGAATGggaaatataagatccattagatataaatattccaaaattaatataataattaattaagccAATGTAATgtatccgatatatatatattcaggtGTCACCCGCATAACTAAATGCGGAGCCACCTGTGCGAGTGTAGTCACTACAATGAGCGTCAGCTGGTATAAAAAGAGGCGAGACTACAGATTACGGGGAGTCgcgctcgagccgttgcagggtaCGGACCTCTCCGAAGTAAGGGGTTCGTCGAACCGTCTATGAGGTTACCTTCAAGTGTCTGAGGTCCTGATGACATTCAAGAatagtcattgatgacgtcggttatgctgacgtcactctttttaaaaaccatggCTTGGACactactccgacatatatatgtatatatatcttgaTTTGGACTACACCTGTGTCTATTCTCAGAAAACTGTCTTCTAGTAAAATTCTTGTTACAAACCTAATTTAACTCTCGACGCTTCTCTTATTCTTCTGTTGTACATTCTTCTTGTCCTTTCTAGTTCTCTCGCCTCCTTCTCCCTTCTTGCTCTTGTAAGGAGTTGCTTGATTTGCTTCTGAGCTTCCTGCCGGCATTTCTCGTCTATTTGTACATCTTTTTGAActtctgtattaaaaaaaaggaattagaGTAAATTTTCGggcaaataaattcatttctaCCTTCTTAAGCTTATCTCCCAAACCAATAGACACTACTTCCACACTAATGTATCCCgctcaaacaaataaatgtcaagTCAGAAAATCCTGAAAgagttaagttataaaaaaaaatatcttcctaCCCTCGACTGCACCGGGTTTTATGACGTGTTCTACTAACAGCTGATCGATCTGTTCCAAGTTAACTCGTTCTCGAGGAACACCTCCAGATACATCCTCGGAGATGACAGCCGCCGACACATTCTCACACACATCCGGCTTTGTATATTGTATGGATTTTTCATCATCGTCTGCATCaatgagtaaataaaatgacatacaAATCGTTTTTTCCGACGGTTCAcgacattaaaacatttttgtatctCAATACTGattccattaaaactaattttcaaTTCCATAGCACCGTACATAACTTGGGATTAACTCAACTTGTAACTTCCATTGTAGGTATGACGTTAACTTGTGGGTAGTTcagaaaatacaattaattactaGCCCTCAACGTtagttcattttttattagctAAGATTCCACTCACCGACGCGTTCGACCTTGACCTCGTGTAATATTTCTACCTGCTTGTAGTCAACAACTTCCTGTTTTATCTGAATCggtttttttgtttgtctgaaaatattattaataatctttaatatcAGAAAAAATCCAGGGCTCGTCGGAAGTGATTAGTTGTCGGATTAGTTGTCGGACGTGCTTAGTTGATGAAATTTCGGCTTATCAtagataaaactattataagttataaacaaGGTTGTCAcgagttttaaatgaaagtgtGCTTTTtgaatctattattttttgtattacttcatattttaagtatatttcacATTAACCGTGATCATGGACAGACGATTTGAAAGActatatgataaaaacatatatatatacatatatatatatgaaggtTTTATAgagaataatgttaaaaaaacagtaacaaatataaaagtctATAGAAAATGTTAGACCAACAGTCAACAGACCGATAACTCACCTCTGCATCACTTTGTACTTGATGCAATGAGTGACCCAGTAGTGCTGCTTCAGATACTTGTGTTCCTTGAATACCTTCTTGCATATTCTGCATTTACGatccttaaaatttaatcgagAACAAgatgtcatattaaaaaagattattctgttataacataaaaataaatgcgaTATAGAATTAgaatagaaaattttcaacaacTACCGtctgtttattgaaaaattttatcaaaaaataagatgattttaaagtaactatttcattatttctcACGCTCATCAACAAACAAGCGGTTCGCTTAAAtcatttttgcaataaaaatgttaaaaattattttttaaatgcggGTATGTCGATATTTACTCGCTCGTTGACGTGTCCGTACTTGAGGTGCATCACTATGCTGGGCTTGTTGTATGTGATGAGATCGCAGAGGTCGCAAACGAATCGCTCTCTCAACACGTGCTTCCTGGTGATGTGCGACGccaagtaatttttattataaaacctgtgcacaaaacaaaacacttCCACTATCTTGACAGAAATATCGTTACAAACCTAAATGACCTGGACTTAGCCGagctgtaatttaaaaatattgtattttatgtcaCACGCGCGACTCGTTAAAGCTGGAGACGTGTTAAATGTCGTCTTAGTGTGTAAATACAAACATCACCTGGACATTGACAGTATGAGTGTTTCACAAGGAACTATTCCAGAAGCTCTCTCATACAAATCTGTGTTAATTTTCCAACATAATAGTAAATGAGACTTGTGTAtataaaactgattttttttccggattactacgcgttttttattattttaacttcacactcccgacgttccgGTTACTTCGCATCAACGATCACGGTCGGACGAGATGATTGGTTTTCGTTCTTGCTGcagagtaaccgaaacgttgacagcatgtagtttaaaataataggcGAAGcgatccgaaaatattagtttaatctGTCCAAAACAAATCTTGCTTATATCAACAAAGCAACTCATTCCATATCATCAGTCTGTCTCACCCCTTCCCACAATGATCGCAGAAGACACACTTCGTCTTTTCCTTGTGCTGTAAGCTGTGCTTCTTCAGTCTACTTATCCTGGCGAATAGTTTACCGCATGTCGGACACGGGTGATGTTGGTCCGGGTAATGGATTATTGTGTGCTTCTTAAGAGTGCCCTGTCGTCAAAACAGCATGTCTCATAATCGTGAAGTATCGAGTACTTTTTAAGGGGTACCATGAAAAGTAGACAACTCTATTAAGTAATTCTCAAGCCATTATTGTTTCAGATACAAATGtatctgtatttttaataccaaCATGTTCCTGatactttttgtataaaatattctatatataatgttttgtggTCTAAACTGTTGACTAGGACTTAACGTGAAAAAATTGACAGAGATATCAAAATCCAGACgaacataacattatttacacttttaaaaatcatCACATAGCATGAACCAAAGTCATTCTGCCTttccttttcatttattagcatttattataaatatttgctatatttttttcataaaaatgccCTTAATTTGTGAGAAACGGGTAAATGAAAAAACTGGCGTTACTGTGCTATAAGGTGTTATTATTCGGTAAGGTTGGCAGAACTgacgtataaaatttatttttatttacgatcTAATATGTTATCTGTACTTATTTGCATCTTTGGCGCTAACGAATGGAATTTAAAAGTGATCAAAGTAACTTACACACTttgtatcatatttatttacgtagaaatttaatgaattctggctgaaaccaaaaaaataaaacataccttGTCCTTAAAACGCTTCTCGCAGTTCCCGAAACTGCATAAAAACGGCTTCAAGTCCGAGTGCGTGGTGAGATGAGTATCCATCATGTACTTGTTGCTGATGATGAGACCACAGATGTCGCATGTGCAGGAATAAACGCGGTCGTGTACGATCTTCTATATAAGACGGGCTCAAGATAATAACGAAACAAAGTTCTGATGATATGAGTGGATCCTGAACAGGCTTCGAACCTGCGACTGTTAATGACGCTGCGTATCTTAGCAGAAATACTATATCCGTgccaaatatttaaacataaaataatttctgcaGACAGTGGGACGTTATAGAACGAGAAAATCACCACACGAGCGGGAATCGAACCTCAAACCTCCGGTGCATCCCGTCTGAGTTACCTTAACTATTACGCTGTACCCTATATAATTTGTACAGGTTACAATATCAATACCCGCTCGTGgcgataattttttcattatatattttcttatttaaatacaaataataagtttatttcatcATCATAGCTTTATATATGATCTGTAACAACATGATGTCGTTAAAATACACGCTATCTAACTCCGTATCGCATATAGCATATTTACTTACAATGTGAGTATTCCTTCGCTCCAGAGACTTAAACTCTTTCCCGCAATCCGGACAAGGCGTGTTGTTTAGTTTCACGCCCAGGTGAACCTCTGATATGTGCAGCTTGAGGACGCGTTTAGTTTTATAGCTGAAATTATGATCCTATCTGATACGTCAAGTACATTATATACTTGAGATATAGATGAAGATATTGTTtagttaaaacaaaagaatttatcaaaaaaattaagattatatatatatatatatatagaattttaattttacggcAGAAAAACGTGTCGTGTGAATGGATCTATGTGCGTTGTATGGTCACTATTTGTACGTTAAGACGTATACTGCAAAAAAACGTGCAGGACAATGCCGTGTGAACGAAGCCTAAAGCTTGGATTTCGACCTATTAAAGGTATTaggaaaaaaatgtaattacttGCATGAaaaggaattaattttttttaattagatttcGAGGTAAAGTTTCAGAATTGACTATTAATGTTCGTCGTTACTTCCAGTAACGTCTCACAATAGGAAGccagtatttaaaattttcaaatacaagcTGATACTCAAATGTtgcttacaatattaaaatggttCTAAGCATTACAGTGTTTGTATATTGTAGATTATAACTAGTACGGCACAGagggcgccacttgtaacagTTAGATTCTCACCATTTATGACACACTTTGCATTCAAATCTCCTCTCGATGCCCATGTGCCGTGCTTCGTGTTTGCGCAACGTCGACGAGTCTCTGCACGAGTAGTCACAGAACGAGTACTTGTAGGGCTTTGAATCTACGggaaattttctttaagagTCACTTACATACGACATagaggaaaaataaatatgttacgaGAAGTCTATTAGGttgtagttattttaataactagaTTAAAGTGAAGGTGGCGAAAAATGCTTTTTTCTACGTAGGATATAATTCAGCAGTTTTGATTTGAGAttcatcttaatataattcgtggtattttttattataaatatctatatatcttatatataaaattctcgcGTCACAATGTTCGTTCCCGTACACCTCCGAAACGGCTCGACCGATTctcatgaaattttgtgagcatATTGAGTAGGTCTGAGAATCAGCcaacatctatttttcataccccTTGGTGAAAAGGGTTGTTCAcccttaaacttttttttaaattattgaacgaaattttttgtttttatttttttataatgtggggcatcaaaaaatacatacaacccTAAATTTTTGCTCTTTTATCACCAACccctattttttatgtatctgTAAACACAATACGAGTGTGTTTGTTTCGGTCAATGCCTAAAACGGCTGAACCTCGTTTAACGGGGCTTATTGGCTCGTAAAAGTAGCTTAGggtatttttttcaagatcCCGAATGACCATCCCGAAATTTTTAACGCGCGAGTGGAAGGCAGGGCGCATACGAagctttaaagttttgtcattgtttcttattatttttcttacgcagacggagtcgcgggtaacagctagtatgtatatatttattatgaaattacttaATCGATAAAACTTGTCCTCGCGACTGCCTTTAATTGATCTATTGACTTCAGTTTCTGCATAATATCGTTTAATGAGCACTTTAATGGTCacggttaatttaatttaattacttaaccTGCTCAGGCCCAGGCAGTACCTAAAAATTtacgtataatataaagtacttGCACCCATGGAatcttattaagaaataaactgAAGTATAGAAGAAACAAAAAAGGACATCGCAAACAACAGTTAACAGTAGTCTTTAAAGGTCCCTTCGATATGTCCTGTAtacgatattaaaatgaaaacaaaacgcCCTTTACTTTTCGTTATAAAATTGATCCGTATGTCATGAATACAGAAAAATTGTAGGccataaaaattacatgtcCATTGTTAATCTGTGATAGATACATCGGCTTATGGAGGTAGTTCCAAGTTAAGTGACATTCTGAACAAACAGACATAGCATATTAGTGGCTGGCAATTAATTTGCATACAAATGATGTCATTCGGAGATGTTTAATTGCAAAATGACGCAAAGATTTACAGATAATGACGAGGAACGCGTACCTCTCTTTACTCGTAATATTGTCACggttgaaatattttggtaaGACTATGTAGCTATTATTGTGAGCTGGAAAaactttgaatttataaagcaatgtttattaaaatactacatTATATGTTATGCTTGGCTAACaccaattttcaatattttactgctctgtcaatatatatatatatatatatagagtttCTAAATAGGTAATGGTTTAATTGACAGAAGGAAGAGTTTACTGCCAAGATTCAAATGCGAGACAATGGATGTCTCTCGGCTTCACCTGTCCTGTAGTATGTGCTAGCATACGACGCGCTATAGATAGGTATAGACAAAAACGAAAGTGACATTCCCAACCCGgcctatatacatttattggaCATATTTCTTACCAGCTCTTACTAACATAGTAATTACTTCCAGCCTCATTATgtcagattataaaaattcattacacaaaaaaatccGAACTGGCGATAAAACAAGATATAAACTTCTCGACGATACTTCCTACATAGACGACATTATAGTCAATGATAACTATCCTAAAGACTTGAGAGATTTTAATAGcgagaaacaaaataaacctcatatcgaagcGAAATGTGAGAAAGAGAGCAGCAATGATAAAGATGATATCGATATGAACGACACAAAGATGAGATCTGACGATACGAAACAGTACGAAGCGATATTCAGAAACATCAAGAATGTAAAGGGCATTCTGCGGAGGAGCAGCGGCTCACatgacaataataacaaaactataaacaaaatgaCAGGAAAATGTTGGTATCTGGAGAAGTTTACGGCCAAGTTGCTGCTGGGGAAGCTCGGATACCGACCCTGCACCAGGAAGTCCAGCTTCGATAGGAAATTCgttcaaataattacaaatgtcATAAACAAATACGCCGATACATTTTTCAAATTCACCGAAGAGATGACCGAGGTACGGAGTCCGTGTGGGAAGCGTaacttattattgaaaaacaaaaatttctgctaaattattattaatttgatgaaAGGAACGTTGGGGTTAGGACAACAAAAAATTGTGGATTAAgtaaaactgatatttttcggattacacctactacgcgtattttattattatgaaaaactacatactcccgacgtttcggttacttttcagacgagatgtgaatgtccgTCAGTCgctcctgttatttatcatctaccagcaacgttttcttaattttctggtgCACCGCTCTCGATGCCAGCAGATGCGCATtctagtatgtagttttttaaacaataaaatacgcgtagtataatccgaaatatattcgacttatttaaatgaagactGACAGTCTTTACCTCATTAGTGGATTAAGTTATGAAGAATATGAAGAATAATGAGTGAATTATCTgacttttttgaaatattctcATATGAACCTTTTAACTGAAATCACGTCTTtgtgatgataaaaataaatttccaatTAAAACGAACTTTGTAAATTTCTACATGGCAAGTAAAGTAGATCAAAAATTACCGATGTAGCGAAAAGagggaataaataaatctatataacaACACGACAATAcgaaaaccaaaaaataaacttactcACACCACTCCTATACGACCGACTCATATTAATCTTGTTGGCAAAGAAAATTGAGAAGGTCACATCTTAATAGTGAAAGTGATAACGTGTTATCTGGTCCGTGTTTCCAGATACTCCTCGAGAGTATTTTCGGCAGCGACACCGACGTACGCAACAACATATTCGATGTGAACAAGCTGTTGAGGTATCTGAGGAAGTCTGTTGATCTGCACAAGAACCACGCTGACGGCAGCGTGGTCACGCTCACGTCCAAACGTTGCCTAACACTGTCTCTGCCAGGATGCTTCTGCAAGCCTGGGTAAGATTTACGAGGGTTATGATCCGAGACATCACTA
This window harbors:
- the LOC116778323 gene encoding uncharacterized protein LOC116778323 isoform X1, producing MAPKTTIRSTKRKSLFTEYRCGICSKRFSNKSGLKIHTLTHSTDRPFSCQQCPHTSKTKKYLSKHVKKVHGPRTEECSVCRKKFHYKCILKRHMLIHTGEKPYKCNVCKKSFNTRYSLKTHQLIHSDSKPYKYSFCDYSCRDSSTLRKHEARHMGIERRFECKVCHKCYKTKRVLKLHISEVHLGVKLNNTPCPDCGKEFKSLERRNTHIKIVHDRVYSCTCDICGLIISNKYMMDTHLTTHSDLKPFLCSFGNCEKRFKDKGTLKKHTIIHYPDQHHPCPTCGKLFARISRLKKHSLQHKEKTKCVFCDHCGKGFYNKNYLASHITRKHVLRERFVCDLCDLITYNKPSIVMHLKYGHVNERDRKCRICKKVFKEHKYLKQHYWVTHCIKYKVMQRQTKKPIQIKQEVVDYKQVEILHEVKVERVDDDEKSIQYTKPDVCENVSAAVISEDVSGGVPRERVNLEQIDQLLVEHVIKPGAVEEVQKDVQIDEKCRQEAQKQIKQLLTRARREKEARELERTRRMYNRRIREASRVKLDVTRIKYVKMNGEDNERVTKDEGSLNEAEGNDLNDAERSAVIDDVDGAVVDEIDEDDTDKKRDENMKNNKFKLNSHQCYVCLKLYGTREELLEHCQEHFDVCNSTILKKCPLCDYVTKLNISRHIRNVHNIKNRICTRINENKNEKDGTGYYYSIEDRRNIIEIIPSVKELNKRACIRLDQRRKDNERRGIQKTRLVKKNGEWIVEKQDINISDYILPEIGNVMNVASNDYVSRLKVLGLIAKNAGRSIMYPCDKCEKICQTLSALKLHYRKHEDNPKPFKPKVWKHKNGLSREPVTNEPVPSENRYQKPKPIVSKHRCDPKLEEFYANNIKGGDIEFWHFLKIFNKMSKENVNDFKDLEKRTDFGIHLQGKAIKETSARPKQTHRAFTRTIMLTRKDYNQRKGVIAKMRQNIRRYHEGKKI
- the LOC116778323 gene encoding zinc finger protein 521-like isoform X3 — translated: MAPKTTIRSTKRKSLFTEYRCGICSKRFSNKSGLKIHTLTHSTDRPFSCQQCPHTSKTKKYLSKHVKKVHGPRTEECSVCRKKFHYKCILKRHMLIHTGEKPYKCNVCKKSFNTRYSLKTHQLIHSDSKPYKYSFCDYSCRDSSTLRKHEARHMGIERRFECKVCHKCYKTKRVLKLHISEVHLGVKLNNTPCPDCGKEFKSLERRNTHIKIVHDRVYSCTCDICGLIISNKYMMDTHLTTHSDLKPFLCSFGNCEKRFKDKGTLKKHTIIHYPDQHHPCPTCGKLFARISRLKKHSLQHKEKTKCVFCDHCGKGFYNKNYLASHITRKHVLRERFVCDLCDLITYNKPSIVMHLKYGHVNERDRKCRICKKVFKEHKYLKQHYWVTHCIKYKVMQRQTKKPIQIKQEVVDYKQVEILHEVKVERVEVQKDVQIDEKCRQEAQKQIKQLLTRARREKEARELERTRRMYNRRIREASRVKLDVTRIKYVKMNGEDNERVTKDEGSLNEAEGNDLNDAERSAVIDDVDGAVVDEIDEDDTDKKRDENMKNNKFKLNSHQCYVCLKLYGTREELLEHCQEHFDVCNSTILKKCPLCDYVTKLNISRHIRNVHNIKNRICTRINENKNEKDGTGYYYSIEDRRNIIEIIPSVKELNKRACIRLDQRRKDNERRGIQKTRLVKKNGEWIVEKQDINISDYILPEIGNVMNVASNDYVSRLKVLGLIAKNAGRSIMYPCDKCEKICQTLSALKLHYRKHEDNPKPFKPKVWKHKNGLSREPVTNEPVPSENRYQKPKPIVSKHRCDPKLEEFYANNIKGGDIEFWHFLKIFNKMSKENVNDFKDLEKRTDFGIHLQGKAIKETSARPKQTHRAFTRTIMLTRKDYNQRKGVIAKMRQNIRRYHEGKKI
- the LOC116778323 gene encoding uncharacterized protein LOC116778323 isoform X2, whose translation is MAPKTTIRSTKRKSLFTEYRCGICSKRFSNKSGLKIHTLTHSTDRPFSCQQCPHTSKTKKYLSKHVKKVHGPRTEECSVCRKKFHYKCILKRHMLIHTGEKPYKCNVCKKSFNTRYSLKTHQLIHSDSKPYKYSFCDYSCRDSSTLRKHEARHMGIERRFECKVCHKCYKTKRVLKLHISEVHLGVKLNNTPCPDCGKEFKSLERRNTHIIVHDRVYSCTCDICGLIISNKYMMDTHLTTHSDLKPFLCSFGNCEKRFKDKGTLKKHTIIHYPDQHHPCPTCGKLFARISRLKKHSLQHKEKTKCVFCDHCGKGFYNKNYLASHITRKHVLRERFVCDLCDLITYNKPSIVMHLKYGHVNERDRKCRICKKVFKEHKYLKQHYWVTHCIKYKVMQRQTKKPIQIKQEVVDYKQVEILHEVKVERVDDDEKSIQYTKPDVCENVSAAVISEDVSGGVPRERVNLEQIDQLLVEHVIKPGAVEEVQKDVQIDEKCRQEAQKQIKQLLTRARREKEARELERTRRMYNRRIREASRVKLDVTRIKYVKMNGEDNERVTKDEGSLNEAEGNDLNDAERSAVIDDVDGAVVDEIDEDDTDKKRDENMKNNKFKLNSHQCYVCLKLYGTREELLEHCQEHFDVCNSTILKKCPLCDYVTKLNISRHIRNVHNIKNRICTRINENKNEKDGTGYYYSIEDRRNIIEIIPSVKELNKRACIRLDQRRKDNERRGIQKTRLVKKNGEWIVEKQDINISDYILPEIGNVMNVASNDYVSRLKVLGLIAKNAGRSIMYPCDKCEKICQTLSALKLHYRKHEDNPKPFKPKVWKHKNGLSREPVTNEPVPSENRYQKPKPIVSKHRCDPKLEEFYANNIKGGDIEFWHFLKIFNKMSKENVNDFKDLEKRTDFGIHLQGKAIKETSARPKQTHRAFTRTIMLTRKDYNQRKGVIAKMRQNIRRYHEGKKI
- the LOC116778327 gene encoding uncharacterized protein LOC116778327 isoform X1, producing the protein MTRNAYLSLLVILSRLKYFEGRVYCQDSNARQWMSLGFTCPVVCASIRRAIDSLIMSDYKNSLHKKIRTGDKTRYKLLDDTSYIDDIIVNDNYPKDLRDFNSEKQNKPHIEAKCEKESSNDKDDIDMNDTKMRSDDTKQYEAIFRNIKNVKGILRRSSGSHDNNNKTINKMTGKCWYLEKFTAKLLLGKLGYRPCTRKSSFDRKFVQIITNVINKYADTFFKFTEEMTEILLESIFGSDTDVRNNIFDVNKLLRYLRKSVDLHKNHADGSVVTLTSKRCLTLSLPGCFCKPGFVESSGQCVLPSDCVTSDYKQYLTRIIVL